The sequence GGGGCTGACGGACGTCATCCTCCAGGAGCTCGGCGCCGAGCTGCACGAGGTCCTCGCCTCGGACTCGTTGCGCAAGCGACTCAATCTCAAGCGGCGGCGGGCGCTTGCCCACCAGGCCGTCCAATTCATCCGCAACGGGCTGGGGCCCGAAAGGAAGGCACGATGATTCGCCAGGACTTCACCGGACGCGTCGCACTCGTCATCGGCGGCACCTCTGGAATCGGCCTCGCCTCGGCGCGGGCCTTCGCTCGCGCGGGCGCCCGCGTGGTGATTGCCGGGCGCGGCGAGGAGAAGGGGCGCGAGGCGTGCGCGACCCTCGAAGCCCATGGAGTCCGCGGCCTCTATCTTCCCGTCGACGTGCGCGACGGCGTCTCCATCGCCAGGGCCGTGGAGGGCACGGTGCAGCACTTCGGCCGGCTCGACTTCGCCGTCAACAGCGCGGGGCACGGTGGGGATTTGTCCACGCTGGAGAACACGAACCAGGATGTCTGGGATGAGGTCATGGCCTGCAATGCGCGGGGCGTCTGGCTGGCCATGCGCCACGAGATTCCGGCCATGCTCGGCTCCGGCGGAGGCTCCATCGTCAACATCGCCTCCATCTACGGCCTCGCCGGGCGTGCGGCGCACCACGCGTACGTCGCGTCGAAGCACGCGGTGGTGGGGATGACGAAGTCGGTGGCGCTGGAGTACGCGGCGCGCGGCATCCGCGTGAATGCGCTGTGCGCGGGTGTCACGCGGACGCCGAGCATGCGGCAGGCGGAGGCGTACGTGCCCGACCTCGTCCGGGCGCTCGTCGACGAGCACCCCATGGGGCGCATGGCCACCGAGGAGGAGGTGGCCAGCGCCGTCATGTGGTTGTGCTCCGACGGCGCCGGCTTCGTCACCGGCGTGCCGCTGCCCGTCGACGGTGGCTTCCTCGCCGCCTAGCGAGCCGCGCGGCGCATCCGCTCACGCAGACACTCCGCCAGTTCTTCCCGCAGCGCTTCCGGGAAGCCGGACAGGCCGGGCGTGTCGTTGCACTCGAGCAGGACGAACTCGCCGTCCTGCGTCTCCAGGAAGTCGAGCGCCACGATGTCCGCGCCCAGGTGCTCACGGGCGCGCCGCGTGTATGCCACCAGCGCCTCCGGCGGGTCGATGACCTGGTGCTTGCGCGTCTGCACGTTGGCCTTCCACCCCGCGCCCGCGCGGGCCATGGCCCAGTAGCGGTCTCCAATGGCCAGACAGCGCACGTCGCGCCGGTAGTCGATGTAGGGCTCGACGACGGCGTAGTCATTGGCGGCGAAGAGCAGGTCGGCCACCTCGAACCACTCGGCCTCGCTGCGGACCAGGGCCTTGCCGTAGCCGCCGTGGTGGTTGCCCACCTTGACGACGAAGGGCGCGGGGCGGGCGATGCGGCGGACCATGTCATCGCCGAGCGCCACGTCGAAGGGGATGACGGGCAGCCCCGCGGCGCGCAGCTCGGCGAGCATGGACAGCCGGTCCTGGCAGCGGGCCAGCGTGGACGCGGGGTTGACGCAGGGCACGCCGCTGAGGCGCAGCACGTCCAGCACCGTCCGGTGGCGCGGGTCCGGGCGAATCGCGCCCACGCGCCAGAAGACGCCGTCGATGCGCGTGGCCGCCTCGCGGTTGATGCACCACAGCTCGCCGTCGCGCAGCACCCACGCCGCGTCCTGCAGGCGTCGCGAGACGACCTCACAGTCCGGGAAGTAGCCGGGCCAGTACTGCTCGCCGTTGATGACCGCGATGGTGGGGCGCATGGGAGTGGAGATTGAAGGAGGAAAGGAGCCGGTGCCACGATGGCACCGGAGGACGCCCGCCAGCGACGGCGGTGATGCCCGTTTCCTGAGCCGGCTCCCGCGCGGACTTCGATGATGCGCTCATCCGAATGTGGCGCGAGGCCCTCCAGCACGAGGAATGCGGCGCCTCGTGAGCCCTCCATGTCCGTGAAGCCGGGCGCCACCCGGCGTGAAGCGTCGACGAGTCTGCATTCGTTGACGCTCCATTCAGTGGCGTGGTGGTGGATTCTTTCTAGAATTCCTCCGCCAGCCGAACACGGCCCTGGTGCCCACTTTTCGAGCCCCCTCGCCTATGTCCGCAGTGACTACCTGGAACATCGACCCCGCTCATTCCTCCCTCCTGTTCGTCGCCCGCCACATGGTGGTGGCGCGCGTGCATGGCCGCTTCGAGCGCATCACCGGCACGCTGAAGGTGAGCCCCGAGCAGCCCGTGCAGGGCGAGGTGGAGGTGTCCGCGGAAACGGCCAGCATCTACACCGGCTCCACGGACCGGGACGCGCACCTGCGCTCGGCGGACTTCCTGGACGCGGACAACGCGCCGAAGCTCATCTTCCGCAGCACGAAGGTGGAGCCGACCGGAGGCTCGTCGTTCCGGCTGCTGGGAGATTTGACCATCCGCAACGTGAGCCAGCCCGTGGTGTTCGAGGCGCGCCACACCGCCACGTCGAAGGACCCGTGGGGCCACACGCGGCTCATCTACACCGCGCGCGCCACCATCAACCGCTCGGACTACGGCATCCGCTGGAACAAGACGCTCGACAACGGCGGCTGGCTCGTGGGCGAGAAGGTGGACATCGAGCTGGACATCCAGGCCATTCCCGCCACGGCGTGAGCCAGCGTCCTCAGGGCGCCGTCACGAAGTCCGCGTACACCGCGGCGTGGTCCGAGCCGCCATAGCCGCTCCGGCCCTCGCGCACGGCCCGGAACGAGCCGGGCACGTATTCACCGCCGCGCCCGTCCACGCCCCGGGCGAGGTAGAGGTGGTCGATGGCCTGCTGGTCGCCGGAGTACGCGTACGTCCACGTCTCGCTGTCCGGGCGGTCGCTGG comes from Pyxidicoccus parkwaysis and encodes:
- a CDS encoding SDR family NAD(P)-dependent oxidoreductase, which codes for MIRQDFTGRVALVIGGTSGIGLASARAFARAGARVVIAGRGEEKGREACATLEAHGVRGLYLPVDVRDGVSIARAVEGTVQHFGRLDFAVNSAGHGGDLSTLENTNQDVWDEVMACNARGVWLAMRHEIPAMLGSGGGSIVNIASIYGLAGRAAHHAYVASKHAVVGMTKSVALEYAARGIRVNALCAGVTRTPSMRQAEAYVPDLVRALVDEHPMGRMATEEEVASAVMWLCSDGAGFVTGVPLPVDGGFLAA
- a CDS encoding ATP-grasp domain-containing protein: MRPTIAVINGEQYWPGYFPDCEVVSRRLQDAAWVLRDGELWCINREAATRIDGVFWRVGAIRPDPRHRTVLDVLRLSGVPCVNPASTLARCQDRLSMLAELRAAGLPVIPFDVALGDDMVRRIARPAPFVVKVGNHHGGYGKALVRSEAEWFEVADLLFAANDYAVVEPYIDYRRDVRCLAIGDRYWAMARAGAGWKANVQTRKHQVIDPPEALVAYTRRAREHLGADIVALDFLETQDGEFVLLECNDTPGLSGFPEALREELAECLRERMRRAAR
- a CDS encoding YceI family protein, with the translated sequence MSAVTTWNIDPAHSSLLFVARHMVVARVHGRFERITGTLKVSPEQPVQGEVEVSAETASIYTGSTDRDAHLRSADFLDADNAPKLIFRSTKVEPTGGSSFRLLGDLTIRNVSQPVVFEARHTATSKDPWGHTRLIYTARATINRSDYGIRWNKTLDNGGWLVGEKVDIELDIQAIPATA